GACCTCGGCGCTGGTTTGGCACGATTTGACTTTGGAAATCGACGAGACCACGACGCGCGAGCGGCTGGAACGCCTGTTGCGAGAGCGAACCGCGGCGCTGGCCGTCGCGCAACCCGAGCGCGACCAATTCATTCGCTGGATGGTGCATGGCAGCGGCCCGTTGTTGCGGCGATTGCGGCACGGCACGCTGGCCGCCGATCTGGTCGGCACGCTCCGCGAACAATTCGGCCGCACGCGCCCGGCGGTTTGGACCGAATCGCTGCGCATTCGCGCGGCGGATGTGATCGGCACGACCAGCGAGGAGGACACGCTGCTCGGTGCGTATCTGCGCGAGCTGCGAACTTACCGCTTCGACGAACAACAGCCGCTCGACCTGCGCGAATACCTGCCGGAAGGCCGCACGCCTGACGCTTTGGGGGACGCGGCCTGGCGCGACAGCGATCAGCCGCGCACGGCGTTGCTCGAGGAAGCCGCCGCGTTGGGCATCGATCTGCTCAGCGAGCCGGAGGAGCTGTCATGAAAATCCACGAACTTGCCGTCTCCGGCTTTGGCGTCTGGCGCGATTTGAAGCTCTCAGGCTTGAGCGACGGCCTGAACGTCTTCTACGGTGCAAACGAGTCCGGCAAGACGACATTGATGCAGTTCGTCTGCGCGATGTTCTACGGTTTCTCGCCGGCGCGGCGCAAGCGGTACTTCCCGCCCGTGCATGGCGGGTTGCCCGGCGGCGCGTTGCGATTGCAGAACTCGCAGGCCTGGACGCTCGATCGTCACGACTTCGACGCTGAATTCGCGCCGCTCGGCAAATGGTCGCTGGTAGACGAACATGGCATGCCGGCCGAGGACTCGCGGCTGCGCGAACTCTTGGGGGGCGTCGACGAAGCCACGTACGTCAACATTTTCGCCGTCGGGCTGCACGAGCTGGAAGAGCTGCGTTCGCTAAGCGACACCGACGCCGCAGATTTGCTCTATAAGCTCAGCAGCGGGCTGGACCGCGTGTCCCTCGTGGAAGTCATGCGCGAGCTGGGCGTTTCGCGCAATCGGTTGCTCGCGTCCGACGGCCGCGTCTCGCAAATCACGCAACTCGAAGGACAACGCGCACGCATCAGCGGTGAGATCGACGAGCTCCGCGCGGCCGTGGATCGGTATGCGGAGTTGTCAGGCGACCAGCACGATTTCGACACTTCCGTGCAGCGACTTCAAGACGACGTGCGGCACTACGAACGCGAGGCGCGATTGCTCGAAGCCGCCGTTGGCCTGCGCGAGAAATGGGCCGAACGCCGCCGTCTCGCGCGGCAGTTGGGCGAGTTCGGCGACGTTCCGAAATTCCGCCCTCAGGTGTTGGAAGAGCTGGACGAAATGAACGCCCGGATCGCGCGGCGGCGCGAACAACTGGCGAAGTGGAAATCGCGACAACGTCGCGCGCGTCGCTTGGCCAAGGGGCTGCAAGTCAACGAAGCCCTGGAGCGCCAGGCGCCGCGCATCGCGGCCGCGGCCGAGCAATTGGCGTGGATCGGTGATCTGGAAAAACAAGTTGCACAACTGCGCGACGAAGTCGCCCAACTGGAAAAACAGTCTGCAATCGCCGCAGCGACGCCGAAACCGAAACCGGTTGTCGCGCAACACAGCTATAAGACGCCGCCGCAACAAGCGATCGCACAACTGAAACCTTTGTCGATCGCCTTGCGCAAGGCCAAAGAAAGCCTGCAGGCAGCACATGAGCTGCATCGCGCCACCGAAGCGACGGCTCAAAAACTTGCGGCTGTGCCGAAACCCTTGCCGATGCCAGTCGTGCGCCCGCCAGCGAGTTCGATCGAGGCGGCCGGCGCATTGGTGACGTCGCTGCGCAAGCGGATGCAACTCGAAGAAAAGCTCGAAAAGCTCGCCTTGCAAGAAGCAGAGATCGCCGACCAAGGCCGGCTGCACTTGGAGCATCGCGTGCTTTCCAGCAACATGATGATGGTGCTCGCCGTGCCGTTTGTCGGAGGCTCCACGGCCGCCTTTGGCAGCTTGTTTCTGGGCGACGAGCTATTCGGCGGGAATTGGATCGGCATGTCGCTGCTGGGCGGCATTTGCGTCTTCGGCGCCGTGGCCGCTAAGAGCGTCATGGAGCACAAAGCGGCGACGCGGTACGAGGAAGCCCGCGAGCAATTGGAACAAGTGGAAACTCAGGCGACTCGACTGCGCTCGGAACGCGATCGGCTCGACGCGGAATTGCCGTCGGGTGGCGGCCCGTTGGCGGTGCGGCTCCGCACGGCGCAGGACGAACTGGCCAAGTTGCAAGGCGTCGTGACCGCGACGGAAACGCGCCAAGCGGTTCAGGACGAGGCCGTCGTCTCGCGCGAGCAATTGGACGAGGCCATCGACGCCTATCGCCGCGCCCGCAAACGCTGGCGCGAAAAGGTCGCGCAACTCGACCTCC
The DNA window shown above is from Planctomycetia bacterium and carries:
- a CDS encoding AAA family ATPase, which codes for MKIHELAVSGFGVWRDLKLSGLSDGLNVFYGANESGKTTLMQFVCAMFYGFSPARRKRYFPPVHGGLPGGALRLQNSQAWTLDRHDFDAEFAPLGKWSLVDEHGMPAEDSRLRELLGGVDEATYVNIFAVGLHELEELRSLSDTDAADLLYKLSSGLDRVSLVEVMRELGVSRNRLLASDGRVSQITQLEGQRARISGEIDELRAAVDRYAELSGDQHDFDTSVQRLQDDVRHYEREARLLEAAVGLREKWAERRRLARQLGEFGDVPKFRPQVLEELDEMNARIARRREQLAKWKSRQRRARRLAKGLQVNEALERQAPRIAAAAEQLAWIGDLEKQVAQLRDEVAQLEKQSAIAAATPKPKPVVAQHSYKTPPQQAIAQLKPLSIALRKAKESLQAAHELHRATEATAQKLAAVPKPLPMPVVRPPASSIEAAGALVTSLRKRMQLEEKLEKLALQEAEIADQGRLHLEHRVLSSNMMMVLAVPFVGGSTAAFGSLFLGDELFGGNWIGMSLLGGICVFGAVAAKSVMEHKAATRYEEAREQLEQVETQATRLRSERDRLDAELPSGGGPLAVRLRTAQDELAKLQGVVTATETRQAVQDEAVVSREQLDEAIDAYRRARKRWREKVAQLDLPANIQLRALREQAEAEAKIVREVVPEVPDVSRPLELKRTELQQRKRELESVEERLRQLVAETGFEVSGVRPAEQIRQLRAELSRQDDLRVRRERFIVRRRKCTARYAKERRRLRRSLRARRRLLRTTGVLREDELRQLVATHSRSAALRRDAESLEREVLAAIGGVCTLPEIAEWLDADPETDLEARWDATTAKLQESERQLRDLYERRGRRGEQISSLLADRRLPTKVFELGLVDEQLRQAIDRWRVVAMTGKTLEQVRRDFERDHQPIVLREASHHLARLTRGRYTRIWAPLDRPILRIDNADAETIDVEQLSRGTREQIFLALRLALVAAYARRGVRLPVVLDDVLVNFDQDRAAAAAEVLRDFAAEGHQLLVFTCHEHIFKLFKALRVATQILPDHVAAVVELQVIEAPLPPPKRVPRPRAPRKPKEVVAPPESKPFPTLTIVERPEPVPPTPLPRPLPVMEEALPEIDFSALLQVVEAIIQPAPPIEALSSTVLPIVEAIPAPIEISLPPSEPLPPVTPLRPRRVRYFRDDRHRFTWEDPVDLKPTGDHFLDDEGEEA